The Deltaproteobacteria bacterium DNA segment CAGATCTTAGCTTTGAATTGAAGCCGGCCAAAAGCAACGCGTTGCGTTAGCAATCACTCGATCTCCCTTGATATGAAACTGTTTTTTTCAAGTCTATCCGAGCCCTCCGTCTTGCACTTATAGCTTCGTTGCCATAGGCAGCCACACAATATTGTCGAATTTGAAGCGTTAGTTGAGGGAGACCACCGCATGAATCGAATAGCTTTTCCTTTGGTATTAGTAGGTCTTTTGGCCGGGGGTTTATCCCTTCTGGCAAGCAGCACCGCACTCGCTGGTGGTGCCCCTGCATCGAGCGGCGCTAAGTTTGACTGGAAAACCTCGCACATCCAGGATGTTGCGAAGCAGTTTATCGACTCCGTTGCCGCTGGCCAGTACCAAGAAGCTTACGAGATGGGTGGAGAAACCCTTCGTCAAGAACGAACCTTGGAAGCCTTCACACAAGACATCAAAAAGGGCCGCCTCGACCAGGGCGGCACCGTAACTTGGGACAACGGTACGAAGGCTTTACCTGCATCCAACGGCTTTAAGCTGATGGGTGAATACAAATCGGGTGCCGGAGATACCTTCCCGGTCTACATGCACCTAGAGGGTGATGCCAGCGTTTCAGCTACTGAGCGAAATCGTAGCTGGGGTGAGAATACTGTTTGGACTGTTATGGATTACCGCTCTGCGGAATCCATGTTTGCTCGGCTTGGAACCAAGACAGCCACTGCACTTGATTGGGTGCTGCTCGTTTTCGCAGTGCTCTTAGCACTCGCCTTGACGGGACTGACTTGGGGTTATGTTAAAGGCTTAAGAGGCCACCCGAGAGAGCTCTGGCTCATGTTTTTCACCAAGCTAACAGAGTACAGCGCGTATGGTTCAGCTTCGGTTATTTTCGTACTCTTCCTTCAAGAAGAAGTGACCGTCAACGGCCAGGCACTCGGCGATAGTACGGGCTATCTTTACTTCGCGGTCTGGGGGCTTGTCGCTACGATTATTACAGTTATGGTTGGCGCGGTTTGCGATACCATCGGCGTGAAGCAGTGCTTGCTCATTGGTTCAGTGATGCTGCTGATTTCCCGATTTGCTATGCCGCTTAGCAACGATATTATTCCGGTTACGCTACTCGGATTTCTACCACTCGCATTTGGTTTTGCCATCACGGGTCCAGTCCTCAAGGTTGGTATCAAGTGGTTTACAACACTCAAAACGGCAACGCTTGGTTTTGGTCTTTTCTACACGCTCATGAATATCGGCTTCACCGTTGGTGCCGAAATCGCCGATTATTTCCGTAAGTATTACGCGGAAGGGCTTGAAATTTGGGGCGTAGATTTCTCAACCTACCAGTTAATTATCGCCGTTGGATTCCTCATTAACATTCCCGATTTCATCGCTATTCTCATCATGCGCGAAGGTGCAGAGATGACTGAGAAGGGCATGGTTATCCGTAAGACTGAGAGCGCCACGGCAGAGGAACTTGCCACGGAGCTGCGCGGTTCTGTCGCTGAACGACGTGCTAAGATGACCAGAGAGCTTCTGGGCAGCCTAGCCGCAACGGCACTGATTGGGCTTCTGGCTTGGGGTCTTGTGGAAGTCAAAATGCACGAATGGGTGCTGGCAGGTGTTGTAAAAGCAGGAAACTATGTTTGGTCGATTTTAATCACGCTTGCCATTCTCGCAATTGGCGGAATCCTTTATGCAGCGCTTTCACACTTCGGAGCTCTAAAGCCCGGGGGAACGCTGGATAGAGTGATGAAGTCTGTTCGTGATGCAACTCAAGAGACTGGGTTTCAACTCAAGGATAACTTCAGCCAAAAGGTCTTCTGGATCTACATGGGCATGCTCGGGATTCTGACGTTTGTTAAACTAACGTTCTATCTCTTCCACGTCATGTTCCCGACCTATGCGACTCGGGTTTTTGGTTACGATTTCCCAGTAGCCGGTGTTTTCGGAACATTAAACCCGGCGATGATTGTCTTCCTCGTACCGCTTATCTCAGCGCTTACAGTGAACATTCGCTCTTATACGATGTTGATGGTTGGTACGGCCGTATCAGCTGCTGCGGTATTCCTCTGCTTCATCCCAGATAGCATCGCCTTGGCGATTGGGGATACTTGGTTTGGAACGTGGCTTTTTGATTACTGGCTCGAAGCGCCAGCTGGAAACCGCGACCCATTCCTCATCAGCTTTATCATCTTCATTATGGTCTTCACCGTGGGTGAAGCGATATGGTCTCCGCGTCTGATGCAGTTTAGTGCCGAGATTGCTCCAAAGGGCAAAGAGGGTGCTTATATTGCTCTTGCAATGCTTCCTTATTTCCTAGGGAAAATTGCGGCGACGGTTATGGCGGATATCCTCACAGGCCAGTACTTCTCGAGTGATATGGTTGAGTACCCGAATCACGAACTATCGTGGCTCTGGGTAGCAGGCATGTGTCTCTTCTCCCCGCTGGGAATGGTGATTTGGCGTAAGCACTTCAACCACAGCGAGCAAGCTGCAGAAGATGAAGCGCAGCGCCTTTCGGCCGAAGAGAACGCCGAAAACGAAGCTCTTCCTGCAGTCTAAGCGGCTGGAAACCTTATCTCTATGAAGCGGTGAATCCATGTTTACCGGAATCGTAACCCACTGTGCCCCCGTATCATCCGCCGAGATGAAAGAGGGCATTCTGCGCCTTGTGATTGATGTTCCCTCTGGTTTCACTAAGGGTTTAGAGCGAGGCGCCAGTATTGCCATCAATGGTGTGTGTCTTACCGCCATTGAATGGGACGATTCTTTCGTAAGCTTTGACGTGATTGACGAAACGCTCAACAAGACCAACCTTGTGGGCATTCAATCCGGCACCCTTGTGAATCTTGAGCGAGCGGCACGTTTTGGGGATGAGATTGGTGGGCACCCGCTCTCCGGTCATATTCACACCCAGGCCGAACTGGTTCGCGTAGAGCAAGACGAAGCCAATGTGGCGATGATTCTTTCGTTTGAAGATGCGTGGAAGCCCTATGTGATTTCCAAAGGCTACATCGCCATCAATGGCTGCAGCCTCACTATAGGCAAAGTAGAAGGCAACCAGTTTTGGTTGCACCTGATTCCAGAAACCCTGCGCGTGACCAACCTAGATGGTATGAAACCTGGCACCAAGCTCAACATCGAAATCGACCACCAAACCCAGGTGATTGTGGATACCGTTGAGCGGTATATGGCCAGCCGGGACTGAGTTTCCCAAGTTTTCAGTTCTTCGTTATCATCTTCAGTAATCGATCTCTCTTCAATTGAATTCCCACTCGAGACTGCATAGTTTCCCCGTATGAATGAAATCATCTACCGCATTGTTCCAAGCTCCGATTGGCAGCTCACTTTAGAAAATGGCTTGGTGCCGCTTGGGCCCGTCGATAAGCGCGATGGCTTTGTGCACATGTCCACGGAGCAAACGCTCATCGAAACGGCGAACCTTTATTTTAAGCCCGCCGATAAGCCCATGGTGCTTGAAGTGGTGGTTGCTCAATTAGAAGCAGAGCTAAAATGGGAACCGGCCGCATCTCGGGGCGGTGCATTGTTTCCGCACCTTTACGCCGAAGGCATTCCGCTTACGGCCATTCAGGCGACGGTTGAGCTGCAGCATTCTGAAGAAAATGGTTTTAGCTTTGGACAAAAAAAAGAGCTGACCTAACGCGAACGCAGGCCAGCTCCTTTCGATTGAAGCATCAGCTAATGCTTACGCAGCGTTGGAGTGTAACGCGGGGGTTCCAGTTTTCTGGAGTTCTTTTGCACAGAGTTCGGCAATGGCTTCCATGCCATAGATACCAACCTCGTCTTCAACAGTCGCATTGTAATTGCTGGTGCTGTTGATGTCGTAGGTGTAACGGTTGCCTTCTTTGTCTTCCACAAATTCAATACCGGCTACATCAATGTCGTGGTTCTTGCAGAACTCGATGTAAGCTACGACCAGTGGGTCGTCGGCGGTGATTTCATGGCGTGGTTGAAACTTGGCTGCCTTGGTGGCCGACGAATCAGGCGCAGGGCAGAATGCATCGCCAACGCTGCATGCATCGGCGGGGCAAAGTTCAAACCCATCTTCCGTAGAAGAGCGAATGGCGTAGAGGAATTTTCCATCTACAATTTCAACGCGGGTGATGAACTTCTCAGCAGGCTCAATGTATTCCTGAAGCAGGTTGATTGAATCTGGAGAGTCTTCGTACTTACCAGCGTTGATAAAATCTTCGAAAGCTTGGTGACTCTTAAAGAGCTGCACGCCGAGACCTTTACCGCCTTGGTTGTGCTTGGTGATAAATGGCGTCTTCATTTGCTTGGACGCTTCGATAAGTTTGTCGGTTCCGGTGACCGCAATGGTGTGTGGCGTGCGGATTCCAGCTGCTTGAAGCGCTGCATCTTGCTGTACTTTGCTTACTTCCAGGCGGAACGATCTGCTGCCATTGATGATGCGAACACCCTTTTCTTCGAGAAACGTCAGGTACTCACGAACAAACTGCACACCGGCCTGGTGACCGCGGGTGTGAGAGGATGGGCTCATGCGATTGATAACAAGCTGCTCTTCAGGCTCAAGGCCGAGATTCAAGATCCCACCGTCCATAAATCGCTCTTCATAGTCGAGCCCAGTCTTGTCGAGAGCGCCGCGAAGGGGTGGCATCCAGTCTTCGTTTTCAAAAAGGATGGTGGTGCTCATTTAATTTCTCTTTCATTTCAGTCAGTTACGTCTAAGTGTGATATCATAGCTTATATAATCACCTTTGTCATGTATGTATGGGGCTTGGAAGTGCGTCTGACAAGTAGTTTGAATGAGGAAAACGATTTAAATGGCGGGTTTCTAGATCTCTTGCGACTTCGAGGCGCCGGAAAGGCGCTGGCCGACAAGACCGAGGCTGAGGATTCCGACCAATATCCAGGGCAGATGGTCGGTGGTTTCACCCGAATCTTGAGTAGGGCTCAGGGCCTTAAAACTTGCCCGCCCACCGGGAACCATCTGGCGTGAGCTGGGCTGTGTGAAGGTAATAAAAAGCTCACCGAGTGATTCAGGAAAGCTCACCGAGACACCGCTAGGCGCCGTGGCATCGAATACACCCTCGAGCTGAATGTTCCACCAGCCGAAACCGTGAGGGAGTTTCGTTCGGCGCGCTTGAACTTCCGTAAATTGAACCAGAAGCTCTCGAATATCCTCTGCTTTGGGAAAGTGGAGAATCTTAAGTTTGGCCTGGGATTCATCCCCCCAAAGACGCGTGTCTTGAAGAAGACTATCCCTAGCTTGTTCAAGCTTTGTCTCGATTTGAGTTTCGTCAAATGCAGGTCTTTGACCTTGCGTATGCGGTCCCACCTGGGTGAGCCAGTCGAGGATGGCTACGTTGAGTAGAATACGAAAATGATTGTCTCGCAGTTCAACCCTTGCGGTGTTGTTCTTGAGTTCATGGCCGTGGGCGGTGATGGTGACACCGGTGCACAAAAGTAGAAGAGTTGCCACACGCATAATTTTTTTCATACTGGGAATCACAAATATTAGTTTGGAGGTCCTGCGGTGCGGCAGCCTGCAGG contains these protein-coding regions:
- a CDS encoding riboflavin synthase subunit alpha; amino-acid sequence: MFTGIVTHCAPVSSAEMKEGILRLVIDVPSGFTKGLERGASIAINGVCLTAIEWDDSFVSFDVIDETLNKTNLVGIQSGTLVNLERAARFGDEIGGHPLSGHIHTQAELVRVEQDEANVAMILSFEDAWKPYVISKGYIAINGCSLTIGKVEGNQFWLHLIPETLRVTNLDGMKPGTKLNIEIDHQTQVIVDTVERYMASRD
- a CDS encoding DUF952 domain-containing protein; translated protein: MNEIIYRIVPSSDWQLTLENGLVPLGPVDKRDGFVHMSTEQTLIETANLYFKPADKPMVLEVVVAQLEAELKWEPAASRGGALFPHLYAEGIPLTAIQATVELQHSEENGFSFGQKKELT
- a CDS encoding alpha-L-glutamate ligase gives rise to the protein MSTTILFENEDWMPPLRGALDKTGLDYEERFMDGGILNLGLEPEEQLVINRMSPSSHTRGHQAGVQFVREYLTFLEEKGVRIINGSRSFRLEVSKVQQDAALQAAGIRTPHTIAVTGTDKLIEASKQMKTPFITKHNQGGKGLGVQLFKSHQAFEDFINAGKYEDSPDSINLLQEYIEPAEKFITRVEIVDGKFLYAIRSSTEDGFELCPADACSVGDAFCPAPDSSATKAAKFQPRHEITADDPLVVAYIEFCKNHDIDVAGIEFVEDKEGNRYTYDINSTSNYNATVEDEVGIYGMEAIAELCAKELQKTGTPALHSNAA